The Limnochorda sp. LNt genome includes a region encoding these proteins:
- a CDS encoding RelA/SpoT family protein codes for MSSGVQAAAALDAPLEALIERVRAYHPSVETELLGKAYRFAREAHAGQLRDSGESFFLHPVEVARILADLEVDVATIAAGLLHDVLEDTPVTVEELEQAFTPEIARLVDGVTKLSKIPFQSREAQQAENLRKMFLAMAEDLRVVLIKLADRLHNMRTLRHLPPERQRKVAQETLEIYAPLAHRLGIWQIKWEMEDLALRYLDPTAYYQLVQAVAKKRTEREGELEEVMEILRARLREMGIDGRVQGRPKHFYSIYQKMRTQGRTLDEIYDLMAVRVIVNDVKECYAVLGMVHSLWKPIPGRFKDFIAMPKSNLYQSLHTTVIGPRGEPLEVQIRTQQMHDVAERGIAAHWLYKERRSATAFDAKVAWLRQVMEWLREMKDQDPHEFMETLKIDLFEDEVFVFTPKGDVKSLPAGATPVDFAFAVHTDIGLRCSGAKVNGRLVPLDYRLRNGEIVEIVTAKHGQPSQDWLKFVKTSKARSKIRSFLKEARREQSVERGRELLEREAKRFGIDLAEASRHDALASVARRYGLAGVDDLYSAIGFGRISPMHALGRLVGREELVARARQQRLQGAGARQGRTTPATVGVSVEGADNVLIRFSKCCSPVPGDPIVGYVTRGRGISVHRADCPNVQTLVDEPQRRVEVRWNRVPGAVYPVELRIEAHDRVNLLSNVINAISDGKTNIEAVQTRTTRQHLAIIHVVVDVGGMDHLDDVVRRVRKVEGIIDVRRAEPVPSGAGESRP; via the coding sequence ATGAGTAGCGGCGTGCAGGCGGCCGCGGCGTTGGATGCGCCGCTCGAGGCTCTCATCGAGAGGGTGCGTGCCTACCATCCCTCCGTGGAGACGGAGCTGCTGGGCAAGGCCTACCGATTCGCGAGGGAGGCCCACGCCGGCCAGCTGCGCGACTCGGGGGAGTCGTTCTTCCTGCACCCGGTGGAGGTGGCGCGCATCCTGGCCGACCTGGAGGTGGACGTGGCCACCATCGCCGCGGGCCTGCTCCACGACGTGCTGGAGGACACCCCCGTCACGGTCGAGGAGCTGGAGCAGGCCTTCACGCCGGAGATCGCCCGCCTGGTGGACGGGGTCACCAAGCTGAGCAAGATCCCGTTCCAATCCCGGGAGGCGCAGCAGGCCGAGAACCTCCGCAAGATGTTCCTGGCCATGGCCGAGGACCTGCGGGTGGTGCTGATCAAGCTGGCCGACCGCCTCCACAACATGCGCACGCTGCGCCACCTGCCTCCGGAGCGCCAGCGCAAGGTGGCGCAGGAGACACTGGAGATCTACGCCCCCCTGGCCCACCGCCTGGGCATCTGGCAGATCAAGTGGGAGATGGAGGACCTGGCGCTGCGGTACCTGGACCCCACCGCCTACTACCAGCTCGTGCAGGCGGTGGCCAAGAAGCGCACCGAGCGCGAGGGCGAGCTCGAGGAGGTCATGGAGATCCTGCGGGCCCGGCTGCGGGAGATGGGCATCGACGGCCGGGTCCAGGGGAGGCCCAAGCACTTCTACTCCATCTACCAGAAGATGCGCACCCAGGGGCGCACCCTGGACGAGATCTACGACCTGATGGCGGTGCGGGTCATCGTCAACGACGTCAAGGAGTGCTACGCCGTCCTGGGCATGGTGCACAGCCTCTGGAAGCCCATCCCCGGCCGCTTCAAGGACTTCATCGCCATGCCCAAGTCCAATTTGTACCAGTCGCTGCACACCACGGTCATCGGGCCCCGGGGCGAGCCCCTCGAGGTGCAGATCCGCACGCAGCAGATGCACGACGTGGCCGAGCGCGGGATCGCCGCCCACTGGCTGTACAAGGAGCGGCGGTCGGCCACCGCCTTCGACGCCAAGGTGGCGTGGCTGCGGCAGGTGATGGAATGGCTCCGGGAGATGAAGGACCAGGATCCCCACGAGTTCATGGAGACCCTCAAGATCGACCTCTTCGAGGACGAGGTCTTCGTCTTCACGCCCAAGGGCGACGTCAAGAGCCTGCCGGCCGGCGCCACCCCCGTCGACTTCGCCTTCGCCGTCCACACCGACATCGGGCTGCGCTGCTCGGGCGCCAAGGTCAACGGCCGGCTGGTGCCCCTGGACTACCGCCTTCGCAACGGCGAGATCGTCGAGATCGTCACGGCCAAGCACGGCCAGCCAAGCCAGGACTGGCTCAAGTTCGTCAAGACCTCCAAGGCCCGGAGCAAGATCCGCAGCTTCCTCAAGGAGGCCCGCCGCGAGCAGAGCGTCGAGAGAGGGCGGGAGCTGTTGGAACGGGAGGCCAAGCGCTTCGGCATCGACCTGGCCGAGGCCTCCCGCCACGACGCCCTGGCCTCCGTGGCCCGCCGATACGGGCTGGCCGGCGTCGACGACCTCTACTCGGCCATCGGCTTCGGCCGCATCTCCCCGATGCACGCCCTGGGGCGGCTGGTGGGGCGCGAGGAGCTGGTGGCACGGGCTCGCCAGCAGCGCCTGCAGGGGGCGGGGGCGCGCCAGGGTCGCACGACGCCGGCCACCGTCGGCGTCAGCGTCGAGGGCGCCGACAACGTCCTGATCCGCTTCTCCAAGTGCTGCAGCCCGGTGCCGGGCGACCCCATCGTGGGCTACGTGACGCGCGGGCGCGGCATCTCGGTGCACCGGGCCGACTGTCCCAACGTGCAGACACTGGTCGACGAGCCGCAGCGCCGGGTCGAGGTCCGATGGAACCGGGTCCCCGGCGCGGTCTACCCCGTGGAGCTGCGCATCGAGGCCCACGACCGGGTCAACCTCCTCTCCAACGTCATCAACGCCATCTCCGACGGCAAGACCAACATCGAGGCGGTCCAGACCCGCACGACCCGCCAGCACCTGGCCATCATCCACGTGGTGGTGGACGTGGGCGGCATGGACCACCTCGACGACGTGGTGCGACGCGTCCGCAAGGTGGAGGGCATCATCGACGTGCGACGAGCCGAGCCCGTCCCCTCCGGCGCCGGGGAGTCCCGGCCGTAG
- a CDS encoding adenine phosphoribosyltransferase gives MDLKALIREIPDFPRPGVSFKDITTVMRDPAALAYIIRSMARRFRDERIEMVVGVESRGFALGSPLAYELGAGFVLIRKPGKLPADKIRVEYELEYGMDALEIHKDALAPGQRVLMVDDLLATGGTMGAAARLVQQLGAQIVGFAFLIELAYLGGRQRLEAMGFDSDRILALVRYDS, from the coding sequence ATGGACTTGAAAGCGCTCATTCGGGAGATCCCCGACTTCCCCCGACCGGGTGTCAGCTTCAAGGACATCACGACCGTCATGCGAGACCCGGCCGCCCTGGCCTACATCATCCGCTCGATGGCCCGCCGCTTCCGGGACGAGCGGATCGAGATGGTGGTGGGCGTGGAGTCCCGCGGCTTCGCCCTGGGCTCGCCGTTGGCCTACGAGCTGGGCGCCGGCTTCGTCTTGATCCGCAAGCCGGGCAAGCTGCCGGCGGACAAGATCCGCGTCGAGTACGAGCTGGAGTACGGGATGGACGCCCTGGAGATCCACAAGGACGCGCTGGCGCCCGGTCAGCGCGTGCTGATGGTGGACGATCTCCTGGCGACGGGCGGCACCATGGGGGCAGCGGCTCGGCTGGTCCAGCAGCTGGGGGCCCAGATCGTCGGTTTCGCCTTCCTCATCGAGCTCGCCTACCTGGGAGGACGTCAGCGCCTGGAGGCCATGGGCTTCGACTCGGATCGCATCCTGGCGCTGGTGCGCTACGATTCATAG
- the recJ gene encoding single-stranded-DNA-specific exonuclease RecJ yields the protein MAEVGAAASWHAPSPDPVRARRLASRLGLHPLVGQLLLNRGMGDVSAAREFLAPAHGASAPWRLPGVKAAAWRMLQGVRRREPIVVYGDYDADGQTATAILVRALRRLGAEVRPFIPHRLSQGYGLHEDVLVEMAGRGVRLVVAVDCGLTAMSAIRQASRHGLDVVVVDHHEPGPRLPPAAAVVAAHRMTGLPGGEEMAAAGLAYHTAMALLAFADRPGDPEVDELVQLAAIGTVADVVSLTGENRRLVREGLQRLRARPLPGLQALASVAGISTAEVDAYHIAFILAPRLNAAGRVDDPSVGLALLLARSPEEAAEPAQRLDAANRARQEMERRILEQAVAEAERQVEAGDPPVVVVAGEGWHPGVVGVVASRLVERFARPAVVIALEGEEARGSARSVPDVNLYEAMAACGPLFVKFGGHPMAAGFSMASQDVPALRERLVEAVGARWRGPYASRVDLDAWVSLADVGPELADQLAMLEPHGEGNPRPALGAAALLPLEARPVGQDGRHLRLVVREPETGVEAGVIAFGRAQEWLPVVERAREAGRGIDVAFVPRRGRWGELEMRALAIRESDGAVPRIVWAWAAPVAVGGGRAPAVCGPADVSAVAKAVVGARAAGERRGPVAPPVVEDRRGLADEVPHGAWGEWSPQGTPVASLTGAAGATPVVVAVGDGQAALRLCTAGWRHAPHLAGRVAWAGRPEEIPAPAGLLGDGAAVLITWTPAVLASLPGPVELWVWELPDSPWAWARLVSSGAVRRLVLAYGERQRQRAEERWLAPLPDLETLRHLYRLLTAQASVAGPDLPEDPGQLASSLGVLDPRSRPRLSAALVANAIAVFEELGVVERAAGGRGWRWKGVRAGVKLDLTRSARYNEFIEARRLWQQALEGAFSEAATIWWQDGAATAPGRSA from the coding sequence ATGGCTGAGGTCGGCGCGGCGGCCTCGTGGCACGCTCCCAGTCCGGACCCCGTCCGGGCTCGGCGGCTCGCGAGCCGGCTGGGTCTGCACCCCCTGGTGGGTCAGCTCCTGCTCAACCGCGGGATGGGGGACGTCTCGGCCGCCCGCGAGTTCCTGGCGCCGGCTCACGGGGCGTCGGCCCCGTGGCGGCTGCCGGGCGTCAAGGCCGCGGCCTGGCGCATGCTGCAGGGCGTGCGGCGCCGGGAGCCCATCGTGGTCTACGGCGACTACGACGCCGACGGGCAGACGGCCACGGCCATCCTCGTGCGCGCCCTGCGCCGCCTCGGCGCAGAGGTGCGGCCCTTCATCCCGCACCGTCTCTCCCAGGGTTACGGGCTGCACGAGGACGTGTTGGTGGAGATGGCCGGGCGGGGCGTCCGCCTGGTCGTAGCGGTCGACTGCGGCCTGACGGCCATGTCGGCCATCCGGCAGGCCTCCCGGCACGGCCTGGACGTGGTGGTGGTCGACCATCACGAGCCGGGGCCTCGACTGCCCCCGGCCGCCGCGGTGGTGGCGGCCCACCGGATGACCGGCCTGCCCGGCGGCGAGGAGATGGCCGCGGCCGGTCTCGCCTATCACACGGCCATGGCCCTGCTGGCCTTCGCCGACCGCCCGGGCGACCCCGAGGTGGACGAGCTGGTCCAGCTCGCGGCCATCGGCACCGTGGCCGACGTCGTGAGCCTCACCGGCGAAAACCGTCGCCTGGTGCGGGAGGGGCTGCAGCGGCTACGCGCCCGGCCGCTGCCGGGTCTGCAGGCCCTGGCCTCGGTGGCCGGCATCTCGACGGCGGAGGTCGATGCTTACCACATCGCCTTCATCCTGGCGCCGCGGCTCAACGCGGCGGGTCGCGTCGACGATCCCTCGGTAGGGTTGGCGCTGCTGCTGGCGCGATCGCCCGAGGAGGCCGCCGAGCCCGCCCAGCGGCTGGACGCCGCCAACCGCGCCCGGCAGGAGATGGAGCGGCGCATCCTGGAGCAGGCCGTGGCGGAGGCCGAGCGCCAGGTGGAGGCCGGCGACCCTCCCGTGGTGGTGGTGGCCGGCGAGGGCTGGCACCCGGGCGTCGTCGGCGTGGTGGCCTCCCGGCTGGTGGAGCGCTTCGCGCGTCCCGCGGTGGTGATCGCCCTGGAGGGGGAGGAGGCCCGGGGATCGGCTCGCAGCGTCCCCGATGTCAACCTCTACGAGGCCATGGCCGCGTGCGGGCCGCTCTTCGTCAAGTTCGGCGGACACCCCATGGCGGCGGGTTTCTCCATGGCGAGCCAGGATGTCCCGGCCCTGCGGGAGCGCCTGGTCGAGGCGGTGGGGGCCCGCTGGAGGGGGCCGTACGCCAGCCGCGTCGATCTGGATGCGTGGGTCTCCCTGGCCGATGTGGGGCCGGAGCTGGCCGATCAGCTGGCGATGCTGGAGCCCCATGGCGAGGGTAACCCCCGGCCCGCGCTGGGTGCCGCGGCCCTGCTCCCGCTGGAGGCGCGCCCCGTGGGCCAGGACGGCCGGCACCTGCGTCTGGTGGTGCGGGAGCCGGAGACGGGGGTGGAGGCCGGCGTCATCGCCTTCGGCCGGGCCCAGGAGTGGCTGCCGGTGGTGGAGCGGGCACGCGAGGCGGGGCGCGGGATCGACGTCGCCTTCGTACCACGCCGGGGGCGATGGGGCGAGCTCGAGATGCGGGCCCTGGCCATCCGAGAGTCGGACGGCGCCGTGCCGCGCATCGTGTGGGCGTGGGCCGCCCCCGTCGCGGTGGGGGGTGGCAGGGCCCCTGCGGTGTGCGGCCCTGCCGACGTCTCGGCCGTCGCGAAGGCCGTGGTGGGCGCCCGGGCGGCAGGGGAGCGCCGCGGCCCGGTGGCGCCGCCGGTCGTGGAGGATCGTCGGGGCCTGGCCGACGAGGTCCCGCACGGCGCGTGGGGCGAGTGGAGCCCGCAAGGCACGCCGGTGGCGAGCCTCACCGGTGCAGCCGGCGCCACGCCGGTGGTGGTGGCCGTGGGCGACGGGCAAGCGGCCCTGCGGCTGTGCACGGCGGGCTGGCGGCACGCTCCCCACCTGGCGGGTCGGGTGGCATGGGCGGGCCGGCCCGAGGAGATCCCCGCTCCCGCCGGCCTCCTGGGTGATGGTGCCGCCGTGCTGATCACCTGGACGCCCGCGGTGTTGGCGAGCTTGCCGGGGCCCGTCGAACTCTGGGTGTGGGAGCTGCCCGACTCGCCGTGGGCCTGGGCCCGTCTCGTCTCGTCGGGCGCCGTGCGGCGGCTGGTGCTGGCCTACGGTGAGCGGCAGCGCCAGCGCGCCGAGGAGCGGTGGCTGGCCCCGCTGCCCGACCTCGAGACGCTGCGTCACCTCTACCGGCTGCTGACCGCTCAGGCCAGCGTGGCCGGTCCCGACCTGCCGGAGGACCCCGGCCAGCTCGCGAGCTCCCTGGGGGTGCTGGACCCCCGCAGCCGTCCGCGTCTGTCGGCCGCGCTGGTCGCCAACGCGATCGCGGTCTTCGAGGAGTTGGGGGTGGTCGAGCGGGCCGCCGGCGGGCGCGGATGGCGGTGGAAGGGGGTGAGAGCGGGCGTAAAGCTCGACCTGACGCGGTCCGCTCGCTATAATGAGTTCATCGAGGCCCGTCGCCTCTGGCAACAGGCGCTCGAGGGGGCTTTCTCGGAGGCGGCGACGATCTGGTGGCAGGACGGGGCCGCCACGGCCCCGGGACGCTCCGCCTGA
- a CDS encoding lipopolysaccharide assembly protein LapA domain-containing protein: MTVLAVASVLVILVVAAFALQNPQGVTVSFLAWTWQTDVGRLSVIAAALGAAAVLLLVGADDLRLRLRSRQLARQIRRLEVRLAGLEAERDRLASRLDHQGTQEEGPGREDAPASSEAGPAPPAGSLADAEGSGR, encoded by the coding sequence GTGACAGTGCTGGCAGTCGCATCGGTGCTGGTGATCCTGGTGGTGGCCGCCTTCGCCCTGCAAAACCCCCAGGGCGTGACGGTCAGCTTCCTGGCCTGGACCTGGCAGACGGACGTGGGGCGGCTCTCGGTGATCGCGGCCGCCCTGGGAGCGGCCGCCGTCTTGCTCCTGGTCGGCGCCGACGACCTGCGGCTGAGGCTGCGGAGCCGTCAGCTGGCACGCCAGATCCGGCGGCTGGAGGTGCGCCTGGCCGGGCTCGAGGCGGAGCGGGACCGCCTCGCGAGCCGGCTCGACCACCAGGGGACCCAAGAGGAGGGGCCGGGCCGTGAGGATGCGCCGGCATCGTCGGAGGCTGGTCCGGCGCCGCCGGCAGGCAGCCTGGCCGATGCCGAGGGGTCCGGCCGTTGA
- a CDS encoding ABC1 kinase family protein, producing the protein MSGAEGVGVGVFGRRLRHLRRYREVLEVLGRHGFAVVADAVGLRRPWPRRRPREPVVPGPVHLRQALEELGPTFVKLGQVLSLRADLLPREYLDELARLQDQVPPQPFNAIRAVIEQELGAPLERLFRDVDPEPLASASLGQVHGAELPDGRPVVVKVLRQGVEATVRTDLEIIQDLARLAAQRLGPLPFDPVELADEFARIMRRELDYRVEARQIQRFRRNFRGDGRIRIPRVYVDRSSARVLTMERLRGARITDFDALERMGVDRRRLARTGAEIFLKMVLVDRYFHGDPHPGNLLVLPGGQLGLLDFGMVASLRPELTEQIARTFMAAVRQDPRGAVRSMRRMGIVPPTADRAALERDLEDLIARNYGRPIRELSLGEVVADSLEMVARHRLRLPGELLLLARALTILDGLARTLDPGFNALEVAVPFARRLWLRRLRPGSHLAAAVDDVQELVEVTRTLPERVDRLLEQLEAGRLTLGLRLGQETHPALRRAERAANRLALAVLAAGLAVAGGVMWGQPSPKLLGVPVLAAGAVTASMLAAAVLVWAIWRSGRL; encoded by the coding sequence ATGAGCGGGGCCGAGGGCGTGGGGGTTGGCGTCTTCGGGAGGCGGCTCCGGCACCTGCGCCGCTATCGCGAGGTGCTGGAGGTGCTGGGGCGCCACGGGTTCGCCGTGGTCGCCGACGCCGTGGGGCTGCGCCGCCCATGGCCCCGCCGGCGCCCCAGGGAGCCGGTCGTGCCGGGCCCGGTCCACCTTCGGCAGGCCCTGGAGGAGCTGGGGCCCACCTTCGTCAAGCTGGGGCAGGTGCTCAGCCTGCGGGCGGACCTGCTGCCCCGGGAGTACCTGGACGAGCTGGCTCGCCTGCAGGACCAGGTGCCGCCCCAGCCGTTTAACGCCATCCGGGCCGTCATCGAGCAGGAGCTGGGGGCGCCGCTGGAGCGCCTCTTTCGCGACGTCGACCCCGAGCCGCTGGCCTCGGCCTCGCTGGGGCAGGTGCACGGCGCCGAGCTCCCCGACGGGCGGCCCGTGGTGGTCAAGGTGCTGCGTCAGGGCGTCGAGGCCACGGTGCGCACCGACCTGGAGATCATCCAGGACCTGGCACGGCTGGCGGCCCAACGCCTCGGCCCGCTGCCCTTCGATCCCGTCGAGCTGGCCGACGAGTTTGCCCGCATCATGCGACGCGAGCTGGACTACCGCGTCGAGGCGAGGCAGATCCAGCGATTCCGGCGCAACTTCCGGGGCGACGGCCGCATCCGCATCCCCCGCGTGTATGTCGACCGGAGCAGCGCGCGCGTCCTGACCATGGAGCGTCTGCGCGGCGCGCGCATCACCGACTTCGACGCCCTGGAGCGCATGGGCGTGGACCGGCGCCGGCTGGCGCGGACCGGGGCGGAGATCTTCCTCAAGATGGTCCTGGTGGACCGCTACTTCCACGGGGATCCCCACCCCGGTAACCTCCTGGTGCTGCCCGGGGGCCAGCTGGGCCTGCTCGACTTCGGCATGGTGGCCTCGCTGCGGCCCGAGCTGACCGAGCAGATCGCCCGCACGTTCATGGCGGCGGTGCGCCAGGACCCCAGGGGCGCCGTGCGAAGCATGCGGCGGATGGGCATCGTTCCGCCCACGGCGGACCGGGCGGCGCTGGAGCGGGACCTGGAGGACCTCATCGCCCGCAACTACGGTCGCCCCATCCGGGAGCTCTCCCTGGGTGAGGTGGTGGCGGACTCGCTGGAGATGGTGGCCCGTCACCGCCTGCGCCTGCCGGGCGAGCTTCTGTTGCTGGCGCGGGCGCTGACCATCCTGGACGGCCTGGCCCGCACCCTGGACCCCGGCTTCAACGCCCTGGAGGTGGCGGTGCCCTTCGCCCGGAGGCTCTGGCTGCGTCGCCTGCGACCGGGCTCGCACCTGGCCGCGGCGGTGGACGACGTGCAGGAGCTCGTCGAGGTGACCCGTACCCTCCCGGAGAGGGTCGACCGCCTCCTCGAGCAGTTGGAAGCCGGGCGGCTGACGCTGGGCCTGCGGCTGGGCCAGGAGACGCATCCCGCCCTGAGACGGGCCGAGCGGGCCGCCAACCGGCTCGCGCTGGCGGTGCTGGCCGCCGGACTGGCCGTGGCCGGCGGGGTGATGTGGGGGCAGCCGTCGCCGAAGCTGCTGGGTGTACCCGTCCTGGCGGCGGGGGCGGTGACGGCCTCCATGTTGGCCGCGGCTGTGCTGGTCTGGGCCATCTGGCGATCGGGACGGCTGTGA
- the secF gene encoding protein translocase subunit SecF, which produces MRGARAAAAPAGAAVDRPARHVYDLMRYRAIYLIIASVVMALALSSLVIRGFNLGIDFTGGTLLERALPSPVTAQEVQEVLGGEALADLRLGGVSVQPLDGGRAVLIRTRPLSQAEVQRIDAALEARFGEVVDRRTEVVGPVVGRELVSQALFALLLAIGGILVYVTLRYEHRFGISAIVALLHDALVVAGLYSFLQLEVNVSTVAVLLTVLGYSVNDTIVIFDRIRERLAQSRRRRDFDRLANEAIIETLPRTINTSGSTLAVVLAILLLGGPTLRDFSLGLFVGLLAGTYSTVFVAAALWVMWRTADERRRAAHVSEAA; this is translated from the coding sequence ATGAGGGGGGCACGAGCGGCGGCTGCACCGGCGGGGGCGGCCGTGGACCGGCCGGCCCGGCATGTCTACGACCTCATGCGATATCGTGCGATCTACCTGATCATCGCCAGCGTGGTGATGGCGCTGGCGCTGAGCTCCCTCGTGATCCGGGGCTTCAACCTGGGGATCGACTTCACGGGGGGCACGCTGCTGGAGCGGGCGCTGCCCTCTCCTGTCACCGCCCAGGAGGTGCAGGAGGTGCTGGGGGGCGAGGCGCTGGCGGATCTGCGCCTCGGCGGCGTCAGCGTCCAGCCGCTCGATGGCGGTCGGGCCGTCTTGATCCGTACCCGCCCTCTCAGCCAGGCCGAGGTGCAGCGGATCGACGCGGCGCTGGAGGCGCGCTTCGGTGAAGTGGTGGACCGCCGCACCGAGGTGGTCGGGCCCGTCGTGGGGCGCGAGCTGGTCTCCCAGGCCCTCTTCGCGTTGCTCCTGGCGATAGGCGGCATCCTGGTATACGTCACCCTTCGTTACGAGCATCGGTTTGGCATCTCGGCCATCGTGGCCCTGTTGCACGACGCCCTGGTCGTGGCGGGGCTGTACTCTTTCCTGCAGCTCGAGGTCAACGTCTCGACCGTGGCCGTCCTGCTGACGGTGTTGGGCTACTCCGTCAACGACACCATCGTCATCTTCGATCGCATCCGGGAGCGGCTGGCGCAGTCGAGGCGCCGGCGCGACTTCGACCGCCTGGCCAACGAGGCCATCATCGAGACCCTGCCGCGCACCATCAACACATCCGGCTCCACGCTGGCCGTGGTGCTCGCCATCCTGCTCCTGGGCGGCCCCACGCTGCGGGACTTCTCGCTGGGCCTCTTCGTCGGCCTCCTGGCCGGGACGTACTCGACCGTCTTCGTCGCGGCGGCGCTGTGGGTGATGTGGAGGACGGCGGACGAGCGCCGGAGGGCGGCCCATGTGAGCGAGGCCGCCTGA
- the secD gene encoding protein translocase subunit SecD produces MIRANLWRIVLILAVLAVSTLLLLTRPIRLGLDLRGGTHVVLEAKPSAGTERVDNETMDRALAVVERRVNGLGVTEPIVQRQGQDRIIVELPGIDNPEQAIETIGKTALLEFKSPTGETLLTGADLARASLTQDQFGRPAVAIEFKPEAARKFEEATSRYVGQVLPILLDGEPISMPVVRTPISGGRAQIEGDFTIEEARHLVVQLNAGALPVPLEVAEVRTVGPTLGQESIERSVRAGIIGVALVFLYMLLYYRLPGGLADLALASYVLILMATVVALQATLTLPGIAGVLLSAGMAVDGNVLIFERIREGLREGKRVRAAVEDGFRGSLRTILDSNITTLIAAAALFYFGTGPIRGFGVTLSLGILVSMFTAVVLTRLLLDLYVARDPERAARQLLPGGAMSR; encoded by the coding sequence GTGATACGGGCCAACTTGTGGCGAATCGTCCTCATCTTGGCCGTCCTGGCCGTCTCGACTCTCCTGCTGTTGACGCGTCCCATCCGCCTGGGGCTGGACCTGCGAGGCGGCACGCACGTCGTGCTGGAGGCCAAGCCCTCTGCGGGGACGGAGCGTGTCGACAACGAGACGATGGACCGGGCGCTGGCGGTCGTGGAGCGACGCGTCAATGGACTGGGCGTCACCGAGCCCATCGTCCAGCGCCAGGGCCAAGACCGCATCATCGTGGAGCTGCCCGGCATCGACAACCCCGAGCAGGCCATCGAGACCATCGGCAAGACGGCGCTGTTGGAGTTCAAGAGTCCCACCGGTGAGACCCTGCTGACCGGGGCCGATCTGGCACGGGCCAGCCTGACCCAGGATCAGTTCGGCCGTCCGGCCGTCGCCATCGAGTTCAAGCCGGAGGCTGCCCGCAAGTTCGAGGAGGCCACCTCCCGCTACGTCGGGCAGGTGCTCCCCATCCTGCTGGACGGCGAGCCCATCTCGATGCCGGTGGTGCGCACGCCCATCAGCGGAGGGCGGGCCCAGATCGAGGGCGACTTCACCATCGAGGAGGCCCGGCACCTGGTCGTGCAGCTCAACGCTGGCGCGCTCCCGGTGCCGCTCGAGGTGGCCGAGGTCCGGACGGTAGGGCCGACGTTGGGGCAGGAGTCCATCGAACGCAGCGTCCGTGCCGGCATCATCGGCGTGGCGCTGGTCTTCTTGTACATGCTGCTCTACTATCGCCTGCCGGGCGGGCTGGCCGACCTGGCGCTGGCCTCCTACGTGCTCATCCTCATGGCGACCGTCGTGGCCCTCCAGGCGACGCTGACCCTGCCGGGCATCGCGGGGGTGCTGCTGTCGGCCGGCATGGCCGTCGACGGCAACGTGCTGATCTTCGAGCGCATCCGTGAGGGCCTGCGGGAGGGCAAGCGGGTGCGGGCGGCGGTGGAGGACGGCTTCCGGGGTTCGCTGCGCACCATCCTGGACAGCAACATCACGACCCTCATCGCGGCCGCGGCGCTCTTCTACTTCGGCACCGGCCCCATCCGGGGCTTCGGGGTGACGCTGAGCCTGGGCATCCTGGTCAGCATGTTCACTGCGGTGGTGCTGACCCGGCTGTTGCTCGACCTGTACGTGGCGCGCGATCCGGAGCGGGCGGCCCGTCAACTGTTGCCGGGAGGGGCGATGTCCCGATGA
- a CDS encoding HD domain-containing protein yields the protein MAESGAGERVTLERVRAHPVVGALVRAANAHLAAQGYTEHGSRHAELVARVSYNVLAHLGRSRREAELAEIAGYTHDIGNAIAREAHGQVGAAILVGILRELGMDPDEIATVAGAVGNHEEGVGQPVNVVSAALILADKSDVHRTRVQIRDPARFDIHDRVNYAVTRSFLRVDAEAKVARLELAVDTTIVPLMEYFEIFLTRMLMCRRAAEFLGCRFELEMNGVRLL from the coding sequence GTGGCCGAGTCGGGCGCGGGCGAGCGAGTCACGCTCGAGCGGGTGAGGGCTCATCCCGTGGTCGGGGCCCTGGTCCGGGCCGCCAATGCCCACCTGGCGGCCCAGGGGTACACGGAGCACGGCTCTCGCCACGCGGAGCTGGTGGCGCGGGTGAGCTACAACGTGCTGGCGCACCTGGGCCGCAGCCGCCGGGAGGCGGAGCTGGCCGAGATCGCCGGCTACACCCACGACATCGGCAACGCCATCGCCCGCGAGGCCCACGGCCAGGTGGGCGCGGCCATCCTGGTGGGGATCCTGCGGGAGCTGGGGATGGATCCCGACGAGATCGCCACCGTGGCCGGGGCGGTGGGCAACCACGAGGAGGGCGTGGGCCAGCCCGTCAACGTGGTCTCGGCGGCCCTGATCCTGGCCGACAAGAGCGACGTGCACCGCACCCGGGTGCAGATACGGGATCCGGCCCGCTTCGACATCCACGACCGCGTCAACTACGCGGTGACCCGCTCCTTTCTGCGGGTGGATGCGGAGGCCAAGGTGGCGCGGCTGGAGCTGGCCGTGGACACGACCATCGTACCGTTGATGGAGTACTTCGAGATCTTCCTGACACGGATGCTCATGTGCCGGCGCGCCGCGGAGTTCCTGGGATGCCGCTTCGAGCTGGAGATGAACGGCGTCAGGCTCCTGTAA
- the yajC gene encoding preprotein translocase subunit YajC — protein MNVVALAAAEQQAQGSLLTLILFLAIPFVFFYLLIWRPQQQQQRRREQMLKSLKRGDRVVTIGGIHGEITGIKDDTLTLRIAEKVEVRVNRSGVSYVKGKEEA, from the coding sequence ATGAACGTCGTCGCTCTGGCCGCAGCCGAACAGCAGGCGCAAGGCAGCCTTCTGACGCTGATCCTGTTCCTGGCCATCCCGTTCGTCTTCTTCTACCTGCTCATCTGGCGACCTCAGCAGCAGCAGCAGCGCCGGCGGGAGCAGATGCTCAAATCGCTCAAGCGCGGCGACCGCGTCGTGACCATCGGCGGCATCCACGGCGAGATCACGGGCATCAAGGACGACACGCTGACGCTGCGCATCGCGGAGAAGGTGGAGGTCCGGGTCAACCGCTCCGGCGTCAGCTACGTCAAAGGCAAGGAGGAGGCGTAG